From Lonchura striata isolate bLonStr1 chromosome 3, bLonStr1.mat, whole genome shotgun sequence, one genomic window encodes:
- the TAGAP gene encoding T-cell activation Rho GTPase-activating protein isoform X2, with product MKVLSSCNTSKTLNAGNMESLIECQTETDAKKCPLSIPAETEDRLCLSNDGTKKRKKVISQSFTLRKSLTKRNSSGQLDLGAKITLFGHPLALICGEDDTLPQPVQDLLAILYMKGPSTEGIFRKTANEKARKELKEDLNKGENVDLKSKSVHLLAVVLKDFLRNIPSKLLSTDLYEKWMQALEKPSKQEKIEELKEVADKLPRPNLVLLKLLLSLLHHISQNAETNRMDSSNLAICIGPNMLSPGMDSALPLEVEKEMNDKVTVLVEFLINNCLEIFEGDIAFPTCALAEESPEHTDSSTEQLCAAHQNDSAYDSPDPEAEGSPCPSEMKEAKWRSATVCRKCPTNSSAPSLTNFRNDISTMDRRYSESDLSFQNCLDDTIRKQRLNKSEDNFPIQQKLVWMEALEERLAGLPSQLSTDSLPKTSSSCSLESSDGSVFTSSPVVSPSSPKKTFLNRPQSFSTKATEDCSTPSREIKKHSMSFSFANRRKTLIKTQSWGPGKPMFFQRDSFTKKEDQFSSRIVQEGSCNVDKLLPVEHQQRLRLRSVDEVFRHVDQKNPRRPPSYEEAVKNCLATKVPSQNLTVQTLRLAVSNQDVLLPDPCSHSAQDTAYMDLRDLRSARVSATKDSDMESETFSITVGANSRVNLPVTPGVYRMRAMSESYQKNKLEYVAQRCSQPVFEVEQIQYAKESYV from the exons ACTGATGCCAAGAAATGTCCCCTGTCAATCCCAGCAGAAACTGAAGACAGACTTTGCCTCTCAAACG AtggaacaaagaaaagaaagaaggtcATATCGCAGTCATTTACTCTGAGAAAAAGCCTTACCAAAAGAAATTCCTCAGGACAGCTAGACTTGGGTGCCAAAATCACTCTGTTTGGCCATCCTCTGGCACTTATCTGTGGGGAAGATGACACATTGCCCCAGCCAGTCCAG gATCTCCTAGCCATATTGTATATGAAAGGACCTTCTACTGAAGGGATATTCAGAAAAACTGCCAATGAAAAAGCACGAAAGGAGTTGAAGGAGGACCTAAACAAAGGCGAGAATGTTGATCTGAAAAGCAAATCTGTGCACCTGCTGGCAGTGGTTTTGAAG GACTTTCTCCGAAATATTCCCTCCAAACTCCTATCAACTGACCTCTATGAGAAATGGATGCAAGCTCTAGAAAAGCCaagcaagcaagaaaaaatTGAAGAATTGAAAGA GGTGGCTGACAAGCTGCCGAGACCAAACCTCGTTTTGCTCAAGCTCTTGCTCTCTCTGCTCCACCACATCAGCCAAAATGCTGAGACCAACAGGATGGACTCCAGCAACCTGGCCATCTGCATTGGCCCAAATatgctgagcccagggatgGACAGCGCGCTCCCGCTGGAAGTGGAGAAGGAGATGAATGACAAG GTGACAGTGCTGGTGGAGTTCCTCATAAACAACTGCTTGGAAATATTTGAGGGAGACATTGCCTTCCCCACTTGTGCCTTGGCTGAGGAGTCACCAGAGCACACAGACAGCTCCACAG AACAACTCTGTGCAGCTCATCAGAATGACTCTGCCTATGACAGCCCAGATCCTGAAGCAGAAGGCAGCCCCTGTCCCTCTGAAATGAAGGAGGCCAAATGGAGGAGTGCTACTGTGTGCAGAAAGTGTCCAACAAATagctctgccccttccctgACTAATTTCAGAAATGACATCAGTACAATGGACAGGAGGTACTCAGAGTCAGACCTGTCCTTCCAGAACTGCCTTGATGACACAATAAGGAAACAAAGGCTAAACAAAAGTGAGGACAATTTTCCAATTCAGCAGAAACTGGTATGGATGGAGGCACTGGAGGAACGTCTTGCAGGCTTACCTTCACAATTATCAACTGACTCTCTACCCAAAACATCCTCCAGTTGCTCCCTGGAGAGCTCTGATGGCTCAGTTTTTACAAGCTCCCCAGTAGTTTCACCCTCTAGTcccaaaaaaacctttttaaatAGGCCTCAGTCCTTTTCCACCAAGGCCACCGAAGACTGCAGTACACCTAGCAGAGAGATCAAAAAACATTCCATGTCATTCTCTTTTGCAAACCGCAGGAAAACACTAATAAAAACCCAGAGCTGGGGGCCTGGAAAACCCATGTTTTTTCAGAGGGACAGTTTCACAAAGAAAGAAGATCAGTTCTCCAGTAGAATTGTCCAGGAGGGCAGCTGTAATGTTGACAAACTATTGCCTGTGGAACATCAGCAAAGGCTCCGTCTCAGGTCAGTCGATGAAGTCTTCAGACATGTAGACCAGAAAAACCCCAGAAGACCTCCCTCTTATGAAGAGGCTGTTAAAAACTGCCTGGCCACTAAAGTTCCCTCCCAAAATCTCACGGTTCAGACTCTGAGACTAGCAGTGTCAAACCAGGATGTTTTGCTGCCTGATCCATGCAGCCACAGTGCACAGGACACAGCATATATGGATCTGAGGGATCTACGCAGTGCCAGAGTGTCTGCAACAAAGGATTCTGACATGGAAAGTGAAACCTTCAGCATCACTGTGGGAGCAAACTCCCGTGTGAATTTACCTGTGACCCCAGGAGTCTACCGAATGAGAGCCATGTCTGAGTCCTATCAAAAGAACAAACTCGAATATGTGGCTCAGAGGTGCAGCCAGCCTGTTTTTGAGGTAGAGCAGATCCAGTATGCTAAGGAGTCCTATGTTTAA
- the RSPH3 gene encoding radial spoke head protein 3 homolog: MEPAVLPVRPPEPADVPYSFCSQPRSLSSRPKYREQSKAAETEKRPLSYVNIMFDPRVVRGNVLSVRPSPPQHTEPHTLEVKRQRSARRKVLARKFTQVHIRPGTPEPVEGREHVHVQTELYLEEISDRIIEVDGECQTDDFLDRPPTPLFIPAKSGKDVATQIEEGELFDFDIEVKPILEVLVGKTVEQALLEVMEEEELAQLWSHQRAFAELRNAEFAELQRLEEQDRRIKEEKERRRLEHLEKLRKQRETAEKIAARAFAQRYLADLIPSVFNKLHDSGFFYDPIERDIETEFLPWLMSEVEETLQKKVLGRTMLDSLIRMVVEKRLDEFSHPPPSAQTNAPSEEPGTADAAPMSGEADAADQPVAEEEETDQPVAEEEETDQPVAEEEEADQPVAEE, from the exons ATGGAGCCCGCCGTGCTGCCCGTCCGGCCGCCCGAGCCCGCCGACGTGCCCTACAGCTTCTgcagccagccccgctccctgTCCTCCCGCCCCAAGTACCGAGAGCAGTCCAAAGCCGCCGAGAC GGAGAAGCGCCCGCTGAGCTACGTCAACATCATGTTCGACCCGAGGGTGGTGCGCGGAAACGTTCTGTCCGTCCGTCCTTCCCCACCGCAG CATACCGAGCCCCATACCCTTGAGGTTAAAAGGCAGAGGAGTGCACGGAGAAAAGTACTGGCCAGAAAGTTTACACAAGTGCATATTCGACCAGGAACACCAGAGCCTGTGGAAGGCAGAGAACATGTTCATGTGCAGACAG AATTGTATTTGGAAGAGATTAGTGATCGAATAATAGAGGTTGATGGAGAGTGTCAAACAGATGACTTTTTGGACAGACCACCCACTCCACTCTTCATACCAGCCAAATCAGGAAAAGATGTGGCCACTCAAATAGAAGAAGGAGAG TTGTTTGACTTTGACATTGAAGTTAAGCCAATCCTGGAAGTGTTGGTTGGAAAAACGGTTGAGCAAGCTTTGCTGGAAGTCATGGAAGAAGAAGAGCTGGCCCAGCTGTGGTCACATCAGCGTGCCTTTGCAGAGCTGCGTAATGCAGAGTTTGCTGAATTACAGCGCTTGGAAGAGCAGGACAGGCGAATCAAAGAGGAGAAG GAACGTCGCAGACTGGAGCACCTGGAAAAGCTGCGGAAACAGAGAGAAACTGCAGAGAAAATTGCAGCTCGGGCATTTGCTCAGCGTTATCTGGCTGATCTCATTCCCTCAGTCTTCAACAAACTTCATGACAGTGGATTTTTTTATGACCCTATAGAAAgag ATATTGAGACAGAATTCCTTCCATGGCTAATGTCAGAAGTGGAAGAAACACTACAGAAGAAGGTTCTGGGAAGGACAATGCTTGACT CTTTGATTCGTATGGTGGTTGAAAAACGCTTAGATGAATTTagccatccacctccatctgcTCAGACAAACGCACCTTCTGAAGAGCCTGGGACAGCAGATGCAGCTCCCATGTCTGGTGAGGCAGACGCTGCTGACCAACCAGttgcagaggaagaagagaCTGACCAACCTGttgcagaggaagaagagaCTGACCAACCTGttgcagaggaagaagaggcTGACCAACCTGTAGCAGAGGAATAG
- the TAGAP gene encoding T-cell activation Rho GTPase-activating protein isoform X1 — protein MKVLSSCNTSKTLNAGNMESLIECQTETDAKKCPLSIPAETEDRLCLSNADGTKKRKKVISQSFTLRKSLTKRNSSGQLDLGAKITLFGHPLALICGEDDTLPQPVQDLLAILYMKGPSTEGIFRKTANEKARKELKEDLNKGENVDLKSKSVHLLAVVLKDFLRNIPSKLLSTDLYEKWMQALEKPSKQEKIEELKEVADKLPRPNLVLLKLLLSLLHHISQNAETNRMDSSNLAICIGPNMLSPGMDSALPLEVEKEMNDKVTVLVEFLINNCLEIFEGDIAFPTCALAEESPEHTDSSTEQLCAAHQNDSAYDSPDPEAEGSPCPSEMKEAKWRSATVCRKCPTNSSAPSLTNFRNDISTMDRRYSESDLSFQNCLDDTIRKQRLNKSEDNFPIQQKLVWMEALEERLAGLPSQLSTDSLPKTSSSCSLESSDGSVFTSSPVVSPSSPKKTFLNRPQSFSTKATEDCSTPSREIKKHSMSFSFANRRKTLIKTQSWGPGKPMFFQRDSFTKKEDQFSSRIVQEGSCNVDKLLPVEHQQRLRLRSVDEVFRHVDQKNPRRPPSYEEAVKNCLATKVPSQNLTVQTLRLAVSNQDVLLPDPCSHSAQDTAYMDLRDLRSARVSATKDSDMESETFSITVGANSRVNLPVTPGVYRMRAMSESYQKNKLEYVAQRCSQPVFEVEQIQYAKESYV, from the exons ACTGATGCCAAGAAATGTCCCCTGTCAATCCCAGCAGAAACTGAAGACAGACTTTGCCTCTCAAACG CAGAtggaacaaagaaaagaaagaaggtcATATCGCAGTCATTTACTCTGAGAAAAAGCCTTACCAAAAGAAATTCCTCAGGACAGCTAGACTTGGGTGCCAAAATCACTCTGTTTGGCCATCCTCTGGCACTTATCTGTGGGGAAGATGACACATTGCCCCAGCCAGTCCAG gATCTCCTAGCCATATTGTATATGAAAGGACCTTCTACTGAAGGGATATTCAGAAAAACTGCCAATGAAAAAGCACGAAAGGAGTTGAAGGAGGACCTAAACAAAGGCGAGAATGTTGATCTGAAAAGCAAATCTGTGCACCTGCTGGCAGTGGTTTTGAAG GACTTTCTCCGAAATATTCCCTCCAAACTCCTATCAACTGACCTCTATGAGAAATGGATGCAAGCTCTAGAAAAGCCaagcaagcaagaaaaaatTGAAGAATTGAAAGA GGTGGCTGACAAGCTGCCGAGACCAAACCTCGTTTTGCTCAAGCTCTTGCTCTCTCTGCTCCACCACATCAGCCAAAATGCTGAGACCAACAGGATGGACTCCAGCAACCTGGCCATCTGCATTGGCCCAAATatgctgagcccagggatgGACAGCGCGCTCCCGCTGGAAGTGGAGAAGGAGATGAATGACAAG GTGACAGTGCTGGTGGAGTTCCTCATAAACAACTGCTTGGAAATATTTGAGGGAGACATTGCCTTCCCCACTTGTGCCTTGGCTGAGGAGTCACCAGAGCACACAGACAGCTCCACAG AACAACTCTGTGCAGCTCATCAGAATGACTCTGCCTATGACAGCCCAGATCCTGAAGCAGAAGGCAGCCCCTGTCCCTCTGAAATGAAGGAGGCCAAATGGAGGAGTGCTACTGTGTGCAGAAAGTGTCCAACAAATagctctgccccttccctgACTAATTTCAGAAATGACATCAGTACAATGGACAGGAGGTACTCAGAGTCAGACCTGTCCTTCCAGAACTGCCTTGATGACACAATAAGGAAACAAAGGCTAAACAAAAGTGAGGACAATTTTCCAATTCAGCAGAAACTGGTATGGATGGAGGCACTGGAGGAACGTCTTGCAGGCTTACCTTCACAATTATCAACTGACTCTCTACCCAAAACATCCTCCAGTTGCTCCCTGGAGAGCTCTGATGGCTCAGTTTTTACAAGCTCCCCAGTAGTTTCACCCTCTAGTcccaaaaaaacctttttaaatAGGCCTCAGTCCTTTTCCACCAAGGCCACCGAAGACTGCAGTACACCTAGCAGAGAGATCAAAAAACATTCCATGTCATTCTCTTTTGCAAACCGCAGGAAAACACTAATAAAAACCCAGAGCTGGGGGCCTGGAAAACCCATGTTTTTTCAGAGGGACAGTTTCACAAAGAAAGAAGATCAGTTCTCCAGTAGAATTGTCCAGGAGGGCAGCTGTAATGTTGACAAACTATTGCCTGTGGAACATCAGCAAAGGCTCCGTCTCAGGTCAGTCGATGAAGTCTTCAGACATGTAGACCAGAAAAACCCCAGAAGACCTCCCTCTTATGAAGAGGCTGTTAAAAACTGCCTGGCCACTAAAGTTCCCTCCCAAAATCTCACGGTTCAGACTCTGAGACTAGCAGTGTCAAACCAGGATGTTTTGCTGCCTGATCCATGCAGCCACAGTGCACAGGACACAGCATATATGGATCTGAGGGATCTACGCAGTGCCAGAGTGTCTGCAACAAAGGATTCTGACATGGAAAGTGAAACCTTCAGCATCACTGTGGGAGCAAACTCCCGTGTGAATTTACCTGTGACCCCAGGAGTCTACCGAATGAGAGCCATGTCTGAGTCCTATCAAAAGAACAAACTCGAATATGTGGCTCAGAGGTGCAGCCAGCCTGTTTTTGAGGTAGAGCAGATCCAGTATGCTAAGGAGTCCTATGTTTAA